ATCATTAAATGTAGTATTATAAATCTtctaatttaatagaaaaattaaaatatcttaatgtgaaaatattattttgataaaacGTTTAGGAGCTCACAAATCAAATGCTTAAAAGGGTTATAATTGAAATTGGTATCATGTATGACGATGAGTGTAAATCTCCTTTGATATCTCTAAGTGTTTAGTTGTAGTTGTAATACAAAGTTACTAAATTAAGTACACTATGCTTAatgttaaatctaaaaacaaaaaagtttaatcaCATAACTTTAATACAcaataaaaaactattaaaatattaacattattaatagtaaaaatacACAACTTATAGTTCTTTGAAATCCAACCCacataaatgtaataaaaatactactttGTTGCAAGGACACCAaaatctatatttacattttttaagtatatttgaCAAAGTAAAAATTCTGTTACATAGAAGATCCTTGAAAAAAATTGCTTAAATAGATTTAAATGATCGAGTGTTATGTGATTAAGTGGGTTAGAATTTACATAGTTTTTATGGATTATCTACTATACTAAAATAcacacaaatattttaatatgagaTTAGACCATTTAAACGAAAGTTTTCTATTTGTAAACAATAGAAACACATTTAGATAAGAGAAAATAGATTATCCCTCTTGAAAATCCTATATTGGCATTATctacattaatatataagatcatATTTTAAGCAGTTTTTGTCTACCAAAATTAGTTTAAGTCGTACTTTAAATtagtttccaaaaaatatttataaaaataaatctataagaAATTAGTATCCATAGTTAAAATACTTTtcaataaaattctaaatattaaaaaaacttcctaaaagaaaatttaaatgcTTTCAGGTGATGTTTATAGAGCCGATTTGAGTTTACATAAATatggttattaaaaaattttagttacaaaaaattATCCCTCAGTATATCGTGAGTTATCTCCTAAAACTAACCATCAAAATGCagttatacaatcttaaacactaaacaaaacaaataaaattaacaaatataacttaaaattttaattacaaaatattgtcccgcggtgtaccgcggattaCAATCTAgttaacttttatattttgagtATGATCGAGTGAATAATTAATGATCATACTATATATAAACGATGTTAGAGGCACCCGACTAGCTACTGGATAAAGAGATGAATGAATAGTTAATGGTGGAATAGAATAGTTGACAAAGAGATGAATGAATAGTTAATGATCCTATTATATTAGAGAAGCTACTGGATAATTATATGCAAGTAATGGAAAAGAGATCTAAGAGCAAGTTCAATGGTGGAGTGTTAAAAAAGGATTTTAAGtatgtttttagttataataattaaaaataacgaagttaaaaactttttaaaaaaactgtaaaatggTATGCTCCAATGGTAAGATCTTAATTTTgggttcttaaattttttaaaaaacttctcAGCCTCATCTTATGCATTGGCCAATCCTGATCTGACTGAGATATCAACACATTCTGGACAGGAAGATCCACAAAAATGTCGCATACTCTGTTTATCAAAATGCAAGAGAAAAGGGTAGGTACAATATTCATGAAACAAGATGggcaacaaaaagaaatctaaagTGGAGATAGTTATTATTACTTGGAGCTTAGATCCGGCATTGGACAAGAAGCTCTCATCAGAGATAAAAGCCACAACTGTCTTCTTTCCGCTTCCAACAATAAGTGGCGATGAAACTGATCCTGAAGATAAGAAACAATCACATGTTAATAtgtgtttgaaatttgtaaCCCTTGTAATTGTTATCATCAGGTATAAGCTTGTTCAGCTGAAATTTGAACAATATTAACCATGCAAATTTAGAAAATAGTCTTaggaggcaaaaaaaaaaaccttttgtaAAGCCGGGACTTGCGATCACTGCACAGCGAACGACACTGAAGTCAACATGTTTCAGAAAGGCCTGTGATATTGCAATAGAATTTTAGAATATGTGTAACTCTAGTATGCTTTCTATTTGGTATGTGTTAGAAAACATCAACGTTCTAAGAACTAAAACAAACCTGCAGAACATTCTCGAAGAACTTCTTCAAAGCCTGTAGAAaacccacaaaaacaaaaacaaattggaGTTgattatatgtaatataaattctATTAACCATAGTTTTTGTGGATGTTTGAAGGAACATACAGATTCGTAACCAGCAATTGCAGGTCCGTGCTTCCTAGGTATGGATGTTTCTATTCGTGCACGACTACTTGTCAGACTGCCAAACTGATCCTGAAGACATTGGACAAAGTCAGACTCAGTCAAACTTTGGATACCATCTTCAGAACCATTAGAGATGTCACAGTGCCAAGCAAGAATTTTTACGACTTCTTCATCGTTTGAATGAAGAAGTAGTTCAAGAGCAGGGAGAGCAGGTTTCATCTGTTGAATCATTGCTTCATATGTTAAGCATTGAACGTAtacaaacagaggaaacagaggagagagaagTAAGAAGACCTGATCCTAAACACTAATTTTGCTAAAATAAATACCCAATCGAAAGAATCCTAATTATACTAATCAATTCATAAATCAGAAAACtctaattttctaatatatattcttaattcAGAAGATATTAAAGATCTGTACTTCAAATCAGAGATATGCATACCATGGGGACAAGATTGAAGCGTCTTTGAACCAAACTCATCGATTTCTTTACTTTCCGATTTGGTGTTTGCAATTGAGGAACCATATATCGCCGAAGTTGTCACCGGCGTCGCTTGGATGGTGATAACGCCGGATTAGAAACCCATTTCCGActcatctcttctctcaatTCAACGGACTCTCTCAATTCAACGGATTGAGGCGTGAGACAAAAATTCACCGATTATAGGctcaaaagaaatgaaagagagaggagaaaaaaagttcggtcgaatttttttttttttttttgttaatttcaccAACCAATGACGGACCGACACATATCAGATCCTAAAGGATTCTAAAAATGCTTAACTTAGAATCGATTTTAACATTTATCATGtagtttgaattatttttaatcttaagCATCTCTTCAAAACTCTTTATAAACCACCGTTGAACTTGCTCTAAGTGAAgctaaaatgaaaaggaaaaccacatttaagagaaaaaaaaaattatcatcgATGGCTGAATTTTTAGCATCTTTCAATTTACCGTTGAAAGATGCTATAATCTACCGTTGAATTTTTATGTATTCATAGTATATTAGTGGAAAAGGCTAAGGTTACAGCGACGGTTGAAGAGTCATTTTTGACTAGTGTGCAGAACGCAAAGTCAAGAACCATAGCTTGAAATGTACTAAAATGAAGATGAAAGCTGAGGCGTAAGCAAAACAACCTATAATAAAGATACCATGGTGAGGAGCATACTAGCATGCATAAAAATTCAACATACTAGTGTTGAGACAACGCATACTAGCATGCATACAATGACAAGTATAGTGTGATCCAAACTTCATTTGGTGGGTAAGTTGGTCCTAAAGTTATTCTCGTTGTACCGTGATGTAATCACTGACAGGAAGGTAAGATGTGATGAGGGGGAAGTGGAGAGAGACCTATATTTATTTGAGTCGAATAGacttttttacatatattgtcAATCTATTTAGGTTATATAATTTAACAACTTATACTCTTCTAGTATTTCTTTCTATTCATTTACTTTTACTGTAAGTTTTGAAATCATAAGTTCTTACTACTTTGTTATATCatgatgtatttttatataattgatttaattcTTCAATTTTTATGGTAAGCTAAAATGATATATTCTAATGATacatatcaaataataataattttattacgAATGATCATTAAATGTATATTAGGTGAATGAGAATACCTTTGAATTAGGCGGTATGAGTGGGATATCGTCAATAAATTTATCATCCTTGAGAGATTATAGATACAATAACTGACCATGTATATGATGGATCAAAAAGAAATTGGTTAAGACTTTTAGTTTCTACATGATGTGATGATGCAGCAATTATGGCTTTCatgttagtttttaattttcttgtacCAACCTCTCTAATGTATGTTAAGTACTACCTGAAtccaaaatattacaaattgaAGGAATGTTGTAAACATTCACAAACTtcctaaataattttgtttatattacttgtCACACTGgttttgtaattaattagtaCGTTAAAACCACAAATCATCAtctacagtagaacctctataaattaatactcggtaaattaataacctctataaattaataaatttctccggtcccaagttgggactagtgtaattttggatactattcgataaaataataaattaataacttttttaaaaatcccatgtaaaaatatggtctcattaatatcataaattaataatcaaataaactagtatgtatatatatatctaagaatatctagtgaaatatgaatctattgctgtttgtttgtttttgaatttgcattcttgttggagagcatctctaatctttctgattgcatcaaaaacttctggtgttgtcttctcaaatcgcatccaaaaattatagaGAGTTCTTGACGCGATAATTGTTTCTTTACGTGTAACTGGTTCTAAAAGTATCGTCGTATCtttttcaacttcatcatcagcatcaatttcttctaaactttgaatttctgataaaaaattatcttcataaattaatattttattaatttatcgataaattaaaacttctataaattaataaaatttcatggtcccgatcttattaatttatagaggttctactgtatttaAATGATATTGAAAGTTTTCACAATGATTTTCTTTATTGAATCGCTAAATTTGGGGGTTTGATTACAAGAATCTTTCATCTATCAAATAAACGGATACAAATCTGGTTTCCTTTAAAAACAACTTTATGCATATATCTTACATATGTAGATGTATCTTTGGTAATTTTTTCcccaaatataaaataatttatatttttctgaaattttatttaatagatAGATCTCTAAATATGAAAAGTATACCTCTCATCTTTCCAAATGATAAGAAAAAGTTTTTCCAGGTGTGAGATTTGTCTCTAAAATAATATGGATCATAAATCACTTTTCAAAAAATGGGATATGAATCCAATTAttgttatttcaaaaaaaataaaaataaagaagttaccaaaaaaataaaaagaaagaaataattgCATATCCTCAAAATACATGtcttttgtttagatttttttctatttatgtaaaaacgttttatataatatattacatatcaCATATTAAATCTGTATCCATATCAATTAATGACATGCATTCATTTTTCAccttttcaaaaatcaaataaataactaatactTATTATTTTCAGATACATTTCTTTTTTAGATTGGAGCTAGCTAATAcggtaagttttctttttttacggTTAGGGTTGGTTGAGGTTATTTAAATAGATGGATTTCTTAGTTTCTAATGTCTCTCTATTAGAAtgatttgaatattattttgttttgatatttttttttttggagaaacgCTTTTGATGGACTCTCTTTCTTCGATGTCAGATGGATCAGATTGGTCCAAACTTCATTCAGATATCCTGGACATGATTTTTAAACGTCTTGGGTTTGCAGATTTTCAACGAGCTAAATCAGTCTGTCCATCTTGGCTATACGCTTCAAGACAATCAGCGCCAAACAATGAAACCCCTTGGTTGATTCAATTTCCTGAAAAAGGTAAAGATTTTTGTCTCTTATATAATcctgaagaaaaagagaaggtgTATAGAATTCAAAAAGTTGGTGATGAATTCACAAATAGTCATTGTTTGGCAATTTATGGAAGTTGGCTCTTTATGAGGGATCCTATATATAATCTCTATATTATAAATCTATTTACTCGCGAGAGGATTAATCTTCCGTCTGTGGAATCACCGGTTGGTAAGATAAAGATTAAACGTACCATCAATGATATGTTTAGTATAAAAATTGATGAtcgatatgatgatgaacatcttcaagaacataTCAGATTTAACCTCGAAATTGACTTTCCTTTATTATGGATAGAGGATAAAACCAAAGATTATGTAGTTATGTGGTCAATCCGAAACTATCGTGTTTATTTCAAAAAAGGAGATAACTGTTGGAAACATGTTAACTATTGCATTGCTAACACGCTACGCAGTATTGATGTGGTATACGTAGATCATAAGATTTACTTGTATACTTCTCGTGATGTCAAGATCTTGGAATTTTCGGGTGATATTCCGCAAGTTACAGATGATGTGAGACTGCGACGCCACATTCATCCAGATGTGTGGTATATCAAGAAATCACATCTTGTTGTCACGATGAGAGCAGAAGTCCTTAGAGTTGAAAGCATAATAAGGAGTGATTCTGATGTTTGGTCCTTTCACATCTACAAGATGGATTCTTTAAATAACAAGTGGGAGAGAAAACTTACTTCTTTGGGAGACGAGGCAATAATTCTGGATCAAGGTATCACCATGCTTGCCAATGCCATCGAAGGAGTCAAGAgaaattcaatatattttagCGGTTATTGTTCTCTTCATTACTCCACATTTGATCGTGTTTGGAGTGAAAAAGATGTATTTGTCTTCAATCTCGACACACACAAAATTGAAAGACCACATCAAAGTTTTTGTTCGACCATTAATCGATTGTTTGATGTTCAGTGGTTTGTACCAAATTACAAACGGaaagattgatctcaactttGTTGTATcttcttaatgttttttttcaattcccTAAAAGACATTTATGTTgcacttgtgttttttttcttttttcttttgcaagtttatttgaatgtaatataTGTGTGGATAATGTATAATCATAAAGTATATCATGAAAAATTACTTTCTATGTCCCACATGCATCGCTTgatgagttataataatttgtttatcaTTTTGATCCAGATGtgtattctttaattttggtttattgttGAAAAGTATAATTGACTAGTAtacagttttcatttttttttttctttcggaaATTTGGGAAAACACTTTTTgcataaaattgtttaatattttgaagttAACTACAGTATATGATAAAACATCTGAAAAATAAATGTCAGAAAAATCGGATCATTACATTATTAAACTACACTGCAGACAATGTTCCATCCTTTACAACTAGCTATTATGAGATTATGAAGTTTTAAGTTTCATTTGGTTACATTTCATTATTATAGGAAACCACTCATCCTATGAGATGAGTAGATTTCAATGAAAAAGctcataataatataatatccTCCTGGACTTCCCCCACATGAAATTTGTGATGTCACAAATCTTACTCTAGGAATTTGGTAGGataaaacgagagagagaaaaatcttAAAACCCCATTATTGAGAAAGTAGCCTCTGTTGCTACTGAAAGCTTGCTTTCTTTAGTTTCCACCTTGTCTTCAAGAATCCAAACTAATCGAGAGCCACAGTTGATGGGTAGAAGTTGAACACCCACAAGAGGCGCAGAGAAATACGATAAAATTAGGTACCGTTGTAAACTAAGTTATCTACTTATCCGGAATTGTCGCTGtacaaaaaatatgaatacaaaAGTCCTATGTTTTAAATTGTAACGTGTTTTATGAGAGTTTGTCACGTttacaatgaaaatatatacaaatttagaatatttttttatataaatttttaacaattcCTATACACTTATATATAGcattcctatattttttttatat
The sequence above is a segment of the Camelina sativa cultivar DH55 chromosome 10, Cs, whole genome shotgun sequence genome. Coding sequences within it:
- the LOC109126976 gene encoding uncharacterized protein LOC109126976, coding for MVPQLQTPNRKVKKSMSLVQRRFNLVPMMKPALPALELLLHSNDEEVVKILAWHCDISNGSEDGIQSLTESDFVQCLQDQFGSLTSSRARIETSIPRKHGPAIAGYESALKKFFENVLQAFLKHVDFSVVRCAVIASPGFTKGSVSSPLIVGSGKKTVVAFISDESFLSNAGSKLQSMRHFCGSSCPECVDISVRSGLANA
- the LOC104718321 gene encoding probable F-box protein At4g22060 is translated as MDSLSSMSDGSDWSKLHSDILDMIFKRLGFADFQRAKSVCPSWLYASRQSAPNNETPWLIQFPEKGKDFCLLYNPEEKEKVYRIQKVGDEFTNSHCLAIYGSWLFMRDPIYNLYIINLFTRERINLPSVESPVGKIKIKRTINDMFSIKIDDRYDDEHLQEHIRFNLEIDFPLLWIEDKTKDYVVMWSIRNYRVYFKKGDNCWKHVNYCIANTLRSIDVVYVDHKIYLYTSRDVKILEFSGDIPQVTDDVRLRRHIHPDVWYIKKSHLVVTMRAEVLRVESIIRSDSDVWSFHIYKMDSLNNKWERKLTSLGDEAIILDQGITMLANAIEGVKRNSIYFSGYCSLHYSTFDRVWSEKDVFVFNLDTHKIERPHQSFCSTINRLFDVQWFVPNYKRKD